A window of the Cannabis sativa cultivar Pink pepper isolate KNU-18-1 chromosome X, ASM2916894v1, whole genome shotgun sequence genome harbors these coding sequences:
- the LOC115717605 gene encoding universal stress protein PHOS34 isoform X2, with protein MASGNLRCVIVAVDGSEESMGALKWALDNLKLRAPDSESDSSSAGGFFVILHVQSPPTIAAGLNPGAIPFGGPSDLEVPAITAAIEAHQRRITEAVFDHALKICAEKNGNVKTEVVIGDPKEKICEAVEKLNADLLVMGSRAFGPIKRMFLGSVSNYCTNHAQSPVIIVKAKDTGA; from the exons ATGGCTTCTGGTAACCTACGTTGCGTGATCGTGGCCGTCGATGGCAGCGAGGAGAGCATGGGCGCCTTGAAATGGGCCCTAGACAATCTCAAGCTCCGAGCCCCTGATTcagaatctgattcctcttccGCCGGTGGTTTCTTCGTCATACTTCATGTCCAGTCCCCACCGACCATCGCCGCTGGTCTTAATCCCGGAGCCATTCCTTTTGGTGGACCCA GTGATTTGGAGGTTCCGGCGATCACTGCAGCAATCGAGGCGCATCAGAGGCGAATCACGGAGGCTGTGTTTGATCACGCTCTCAAGATTTGTGCTGAGaagaat GGGAATGTGAAAACGGAAGTTGTTATTGGCGACCCGAAGGAGAAAATTTGTGAAGCTGTTGAGAAGTTGAATGCTGATCTTCTTGTGATGGGATCCCGTGCTTTTGGTCCCATTAAAAG GATGTTCTTGGGAAGTGTAAGCAACTATTGCACCAATCATGCCCAAAGCCCAGTTATCATTGTCAAGGCCAAAGACACTGGTGCTTGA
- the LOC115717605 gene encoding universal stress protein PHOS34 isoform X1: MASGNLRCVIVAVDGSEESMGALKWALDNLKLRAPDSESDSSSAGGFFVILHVQSPPTIAAGLNPGAIPFGGPSDLEVPAITAAIEAHQRRITEAVFDHALKICAEKNQGNVKTEVVIGDPKEKICEAVEKLNADLLVMGSRAFGPIKRMFLGSVSNYCTNHAQSPVIIVKAKDTGA; this comes from the exons ATGGCTTCTGGTAACCTACGTTGCGTGATCGTGGCCGTCGATGGCAGCGAGGAGAGCATGGGCGCCTTGAAATGGGCCCTAGACAATCTCAAGCTCCGAGCCCCTGATTcagaatctgattcctcttccGCCGGTGGTTTCTTCGTCATACTTCATGTCCAGTCCCCACCGACCATCGCCGCTGGTCTTAATCCCGGAGCCATTCCTTTTGGTGGACCCA GTGATTTGGAGGTTCCGGCGATCACTGCAGCAATCGAGGCGCATCAGAGGCGAATCACGGAGGCTGTGTTTGATCACGCTCTCAAGATTTGTGCTGAGaagaat CAGGGGAATGTGAAAACGGAAGTTGTTATTGGCGACCCGAAGGAGAAAATTTGTGAAGCTGTTGAGAAGTTGAATGCTGATCTTCTTGTGATGGGATCCCGTGCTTTTGGTCCCATTAAAAG GATGTTCTTGGGAAGTGTAAGCAACTATTGCACCAATCATGCCCAAAGCCCAGTTATCATTGTCAAGGCCAAAGACACTGGTGCTTGA